A single region of the Epinephelus fuscoguttatus linkage group LG14, E.fuscoguttatus.final_Chr_v1 genome encodes:
- the LOC125900803 gene encoding E3 ubiquitin ligase TRAF3IP2-like, with product MEKSENVFSTNKSDSSLKLFSPDVTVNSLFYDNPHHHRATPTCCTDADYFCQKTSWFGVGHVNQGFRGQPMQHREPEDRGATPVRMNLHHRPRPAETREGDMRGESCCWDQCGSTDTARSDDDYNSQLQSDEEDLEPPLPLRSDDEWQHCRPSLPPQHYMHNYNLHRTMNVRYYHSAGAEQYNCNPVNRYPATPQPCHHSAPWQLRSPWDDSQNWLQRHHHLLNDSVAQGSVSVNVPQFSVPPVEGVSQVSVMNLGPTGAEASVSHPQEKRRTISLPDECRNVFITYSSDISSEIVPFVDFLTKQGFRPAIDIFDNPIRRMDINKWKDSYLKDPSTLIIIAISPKYKADIEGSVVDSHGLHTKYIHSIMQSEFIQQGSLNFRFIPLLFLNASQKHVPCWLQNTRIYRWPQDTEDLLLRLLREERYVPPPVPLELTLIIRPVTPSASTTL from the exons ATGGAGaaatctgaaaatgttttttccacaaataaGTCAGACAGCTCCCTTAAACTCTTCAGCCCTGACGTCACAGTAAACAGTCTATTTTATGATAATCCACATCATCATAGAGCCACACCAACCTGCTGCACAGATGCAGATTATTTTTGCCAGAAAACGTCATGGTTTGGAGTCGGACATGTTAACCAAGGGTTCAGGGGTCAGCCGATGCAGCACAGAGAGCCAGAAGACAGAGGAGCAACTCCTGTCAGGATGAATCTCCACCATCGCCCTCGTCCTGCAGAGACCAGAGAGGGAGACATGAGaggagagagctgctgctggGACCAGTGCGGATCAACAGACACAGCTAG GAGTGATGATGACTACAATTCTCAGCTTCAGAGTGATGAAGAGGATCTTGAGCCTCCTCTGCCGCTGAGATCTGATGATGAGTGGCAACACTGCAGaccctctctgcctcctcaaCACTACATGCACAACTACA ACCTTCATCGCACCATGAATGTCAGGTATTATCACTCTGCAGGAGCAGAGCAGTACAACTGTAATCCAGTCAACAGATACCCAGCCACGCCTCAGCCATGTCACCACTCTGCTCCGTGGCAGCTCAGAAGTCCCTGGGATGACTCccaaaactg GCTCCAACGTCATCATCACCTTCTGAATGACAGCGTGGCACAGGGAAGTGTCTCAGTGAATGTGCCTCAGTTCTCCGTCCCCCCCGTGGAGGGTGTGTCACAGGTCAGCGTTATGAACCTGGGCCCAACAGGAGCAGAGGCGTCCGTGTCACATCCACAGGAGAAAAGACGGACCATCAGTCTGCCTGATGAGTGCC gaAACGTCTTTATAACTTATTCTTCGGACATTTCCTCAGAGATAGTCCCGTTTGTAGACTTCCTCACGAAGCAAGGTTTTCGTCCAGCT ATTGACATATTTGACAACCCCATCAGACGCATGGATATCAACAAGTGGAAGGACAGTTACCTGAAAGAT CCATCAACCCTGATTATCATCGCCATCAGTCCAAAGTACAAGGCAGACATTGAAGGATCTGTAGTGGACAGCCATGGTCTACACACTAAATACATTCACTCCATT ATGCAAAGTGAATTCATCCAGCAAGGCAGCTTGAATTTCAGATTTATACCACTTCTCTTCCTCAACGCATCCCAG AAGCACGTCCCATGTTGGCTTCAGAACACACGTATTTACCGCTGGCCACAGGACACTGAGGATTTGTTACTGCGGCTGCTCAGGGAGGAGAGATACGTTCCTCCTCCTGTGCCTCTGGAGCTCACCCTCATCATCAGGCCTGTGACCCCCAGTGCTTCCACTACACTGTAA